In a single window of the Paenibacillus sp. MMS20-IR301 genome:
- the serS gene encoding serine--tRNA ligase: MLDMNWIRENEDIVRKTAEWKRVEFPLTELLDWDDRRRAARRNAEQRRAERNALTKEVERLLRQGDTAGGEQAKEQVREINRLLTGLEAELLEAERRCGELLLLAPNPVSADTPVGPDDSANVELRRHGVLPVFGFTPRDHVELGELHGILDIPRGVKAGGPRSYVLKGAGLLLHLAVQRLALDVLMQRGFTVMDVPVIVRPEALERTGFFPGGMDQTYELTGEKRWLAGTSEVSLVSLYSDETLELAEPLRLAGMSACFRREVGSAGRDVRGLYRVHQFSKIEQVIMCRSTPGESEQMLQEILGNAEHILQLLELPYRVVAVCSGDMSLKTHKQYDVETWMPSRGAFGETHSASNLLDFQARRSGIRYRDEDGRLQYCHTLNNTAVATPRILIPLLENHQLEDGSVYIPPALRPYMGGVEKLDLT, translated from the coding sequence ATGCTGGACATGAATTGGATCAGGGAGAATGAGGACATTGTACGGAAGACGGCTGAATGGAAAAGAGTGGAGTTCCCGCTTACGGAACTCCTGGACTGGGACGACCGGCGGCGGGCGGCCCGCCGGAATGCAGAGCAGCGCCGGGCGGAGCGCAATGCGCTGACGAAGGAGGTCGAGCGCCTGCTGCGCCAGGGCGACACTGCTGGCGGCGAGCAGGCCAAGGAGCAGGTGCGGGAGATCAACCGCCTGCTCACCGGGCTGGAGGCGGAGCTGCTTGAAGCGGAGCGCCGCTGCGGTGAGCTTCTGCTGCTCGCGCCCAATCCCGTATCGGCGGATACGCCGGTCGGGCCGGATGACAGCGCGAATGTGGAGCTGCGGCGGCATGGCGTGCTGCCGGTATTCGGCTTCACGCCGCGCGATCACGTCGAGCTCGGCGAGCTGCACGGCATCCTCGATATTCCGCGCGGCGTCAAAGCCGGAGGCCCCCGCAGCTATGTGCTGAAGGGGGCCGGGCTGCTGCTGCATCTGGCTGTGCAGCGGCTGGCCCTGGATGTGCTCATGCAGCGCGGCTTCACCGTAATGGATGTGCCGGTGATTGTCCGGCCGGAGGCGCTGGAGCGGACCGGCTTCTTCCCGGGCGGCATGGATCAGACCTATGAGCTGACCGGGGAGAAGCGCTGGCTCGCCGGGACCTCGGAGGTCTCGCTGGTCTCGCTCTACAGCGATGAGACGCTGGAGCTCGCTGAGCCGCTGCGGCTGGCCGGGATGTCGGCCTGCTTCCGCCGCGAGGTCGGCTCGGCAGGCCGCGATGTGCGCGGGCTGTACCGTGTCCACCAGTTCTCGAAGATCGAACAGGTGATCATGTGCCGCAGCACCCCCGGAGAATCGGAGCAGATGCTGCAGGAGATTCTCGGCAATGCCGAGCATATTCTCCAGCTGCTGGAGCTGCCTTACCGGGTAGTCGCCGTCTGCAGCGGCGACATGTCGCTTAAGACACACAAGCAATATGATGTGGAGACCTGGATGCCGAGCCGTGGCGCCTTCGGCGAGACCCATTCGGCTTCGAACCTGCTGGATTTCCAGGCCCGGCGCTCGGGCATCCGCTACCGTGACGAAGACGGGCGGCTGCAATATTGCCACACGCTGAACAATACCGCCGTGGCAACGCCGCGCATCCTGATTCCGCTGCTGGAGAACCATCAGCTGGAGGACGGCTCGGTCTACATCCCGCCGGCGCTGCGCCCTTATATGGGCGGTGTGGAGAAGCTGGATTTAACCTGA
- the ssuE gene encoding NADPH-dependent FMN reductase, which yields MAKIVVINGTPSLVSRINAVIEYTEADLQGRGFTVERINIAELPAEDLIHTKFESEAIVKANGLVAEADAVIVVSPVYKASFTGVLKTFLDLIPQKGLAGKIVLPLFMGGSLAHLLSIDYALKPVLSVLGARHILGGVFAVDSQAVRNDQGVVELADELKLRLNSVLEELADETAHKAARKAGEQA from the coding sequence ATGGCCAAAATAGTTGTGATTAACGGTACACCATCCCTGGTCTCAAGGATTAATGCAGTAATCGAATATACGGAGGCGGACCTGCAGGGACGCGGCTTTACCGTGGAGCGGATTAATATTGCCGAGCTTCCGGCTGAGGATCTGATTCACACGAAGTTTGAGAGTGAGGCTATCGTCAAAGCGAACGGGCTGGTGGCTGAAGCGGACGCAGTCATTGTAGTCAGTCCCGTATACAAAGCCTCCTTTACAGGTGTGCTTAAGACCTTCCTGGATCTGATCCCGCAAAAAGGGCTGGCCGGCAAAATCGTCCTCCCGCTCTTCATGGGCGGAAGCCTGGCGCATCTGCTCTCGATCGACTATGCGCTGAAGCCGGTGCTGTCGGTGCTGGGCGCCCGTCATATCCTGGGCGGCGTCTTCGCCGTGGACTCCCAGGCCGTGCGGAACGACCAGGGGGTAGTGGAGCTGGCCGACGAGCTGAAGCTGCGTCTGAACAGCGTGCTGGAAGAGCTGGCGGATGAGACGGCGCATAAGGCAGCCCGCAAAGCAGGAGAACAGGCGTAG
- a CDS encoding DUF4179 domain-containing protein has protein sequence MNHANMEDDELERISRLIRDTPVRVDLEADIMKRHESGQLQQLKTTRPGAARGWLLRRSAGIVAAVLALFLLITSTEFISPALADSLKQIPGMNSIFRLAGDLGLRNAQQQGIAAIEQQSDSHEGLTLSVPEVLYDGIRVSLGLQRQSVAEPFRSGELGDLMTNIKLLIDGEDINTYGPLGSSGGGSFGPFSLAGKDADSRIIQFTDLQNQGGRSFPDAFELTLSIDVAGIEEPFQIRLPVRKQTYSSIIAEPIVRTASGLRFLLETAELTPITTRITTRLELPAEQSIDPGRDYLGYELTDDQGNVLQEINGGSGWHASGGNILITAALFEPLEHKTSYLVIRPYRILSIERDGYQVKEYIPEFEVKLPVLAN, from the coding sequence ATGAATCACGCTAATATGGAGGATGACGAACTGGAGCGTATTAGCCGGCTGATCCGGGATACACCGGTCCGTGTAGATCTGGAAGCAGATATTATGAAACGGCATGAGAGCGGACAGCTGCAACAACTGAAGACAACACGGCCGGGAGCCGCACGGGGCTGGCTGCTGCGCAGAAGTGCGGGTATTGTAGCTGCGGTACTGGCGCTGTTCCTGCTGATTACAAGCACAGAGTTTATTTCACCAGCCCTTGCGGATTCACTCAAGCAAATCCCCGGGATGAATTCCATTTTCCGGCTTGCCGGGGATCTGGGGCTGCGGAATGCGCAGCAGCAGGGGATTGCAGCTATAGAACAGCAGAGCGATAGCCATGAGGGATTGACGTTATCAGTGCCGGAAGTGCTTTACGACGGAATCCGTGTGTCTCTGGGGCTACAGCGCCAGTCTGTGGCGGAGCCGTTCCGGAGTGGAGAGCTGGGCGATCTAATGACCAATATTAAGCTGTTGATTGACGGTGAGGATATCAATACCTATGGCCCGCTTGGCAGCAGCGGCGGCGGTTCATTCGGTCCGTTCTCACTGGCCGGGAAGGATGCGGATTCCCGGATCATTCAATTTACCGATTTGCAGAATCAGGGCGGTCGGTCGTTTCCTGATGCTTTTGAGCTTACGCTGAGCATTGATGTTGCCGGGATAGAAGAGCCTTTTCAGATCAGGCTGCCGGTGAGGAAGCAGACTTACTCGAGTATCATTGCCGAGCCGATAGTCCGCACAGCCTCCGGTCTGCGCTTCCTACTTGAGACAGCCGAGCTTACGCCGATTACAACGCGGATTACAACCCGGCTTGAGCTGCCGGCAGAGCAGTCTATCGATCCTGGAAGGGATTACCTGGGGTATGAGCTTACGGATGATCAGGGGAATGTGCTGCAGGAGATCAACGGGGGCAGCGGATGGCATGCGTCAGGCGGGAATATCCTGATCACGGCAGCTCTATTCGAGCCGCTGGAGCATAAGACAAGCTATCTGGTGATCCGGCCTTACCGGATCTTGTCCATAGAGCGGGACGGATACCAGGTGAAGGAGTATATTCCTGAGTTTGAAGTGAAGCTGCCTGTATTGGCGAATTAA
- the nrdG gene encoding anaerobic ribonucleoside-triphosphate reductase activating protein gives MNICGYYPESINEGEGLRAVLFFSGCRHRCPGCFNPKTWNFNYGELFTPQRRQEIISEIAGNPLLDGLTLAGGDPFFSAEAAAEFIHELRAELPDFPVWIYTGYTYEELTASPGSPEWELLALCQVVIDGRFVEELKDTTLPYRGSSNQRIIDIPASLAGDTIVLWEPILSFQGV, from the coding sequence ATGAATATATGCGGCTATTACCCGGAGTCCATTAACGAAGGAGAGGGCCTGCGGGCCGTCCTCTTCTTCAGCGGCTGCCGCCACCGTTGTCCCGGGTGCTTCAATCCGAAGACCTGGAACTTCAATTACGGTGAGCTGTTCACACCGCAGCGCAGGCAGGAGATCATAAGCGAAATCGCCGGCAATCCGCTGCTGGACGGCCTGACGCTTGCGGGCGGGGACCCGTTCTTCTCAGCAGAGGCGGCTGCAGAATTCATTCACGAGCTGCGCGCCGAGCTGCCGGATTTCCCGGTCTGGATCTACACCGGGTACACGTATGAGGAGCTTACAGCTTCCCCCGGCTCACCGGAATGGGAGCTGCTGGCGCTTTGCCAGGTCGTGATCGACGGGCGGTTCGTCGAAGAGCTCAAAGATACGACACTCCCCTACCGGGGCAGCAGCAATCAGCGCATTATAGATATTCCGGCTAGTCTGGCAGGAGATACAATTGTACTATGGGAGCCTATCCTTAGCTTTCAAGGGGTGTAA
- a CDS encoding RNA polymerase sigma factor has translation MEPEDSRMNKTSEYEFQTPLSAEPDPGLTVEQMVERVQQGEVQTYTLIIRTFQRQIYLYCYYLLGNREEAEDAAQDIFIKALERVSQYSVQASFPAWLYRIAHNHCLDRIKQRNRGFRLLSLYKKQQQQAEAAGTQESRYTEVVHGLLEQLSLEERQILLLRALEEHSYEEIGTIMDMNPATVRKKYERLRKKLGRGRNAERMITHESR, from the coding sequence ATGGAGCCGGAAGACAGCCGGATGAACAAAACATCAGAGTATGAATTCCAGACGCCGCTGTCAGCTGAGCCGGACCCGGGGCTTACGGTAGAGCAAATGGTGGAGCGGGTCCAGCAGGGGGAAGTGCAGACCTACACCTTGATCATCAGGACCTTTCAGCGGCAGATTTATTTGTATTGTTATTATTTGCTTGGCAACCGGGAAGAAGCGGAGGATGCAGCCCAGGATATTTTCATCAAAGCGCTGGAACGGGTTAGCCAGTATTCAGTACAGGCATCGTTTCCGGCATGGCTATACCGTATTGCGCACAATCATTGTCTGGACCGGATCAAACAGAGAAACCGGGGGTTCAGGCTGCTCTCACTCTATAAGAAACAGCAGCAGCAGGCAGAGGCTGCGGGCACCCAAGAATCCAGATATACGGAGGTTGTCCACGGGCTGCTGGAGCAGCTGAGTCTGGAAGAGCGGCAGATTCTGCTGCTGCGGGCGCTGGAGGAGCATAGCTATGAGGAGATCGGAACCATTATGGATATGAACCCGGCGACAGTCCGCAAAAAATATGAACGGCTGCGTAAAAAGCTCGGACGCGGCCGGAATGCTGAAAGGATGATCACTCATGAATCACGCTAA
- a CDS encoding S-layer homology domain-containing protein encodes MKLSSQCRRPLSLFLAVALLLTGIFPGLSAGSGIAAAEPIITADTGVTQAPPVTASPASGSKIGTGSTITLSTPVTASVYYSVYANGSITAEVADQLYTAPITVDSSYTSLTIKAYSSLPDLGNGPTATLQYSVVPAENNLKISQIQGAGHTSPYVNTMVVNVKGIVTFIKDADNFYIQSAAADMDNDIKTSEAILVYQKGGGNAVKTGDAVAVDGTVKEYGFSGQLTTTEIAATKTAVLSSGNTLPAATLIGTGGRIIPHTVIDDDNFAKFEPDKDAIDFYESLEGMRLELTRPTTVGPAVYYASSSTFEIPVVTVNGTANTTEVTSAAGGLVLTGADYNPQRLILSAKTAPVLNTGQQFAGNITGILTYDYGKFLVSAESETLPAVSPSKLVREVTSLKPEGSKLNIASFNIENFSQHNDPSKIENVARDIVINLKTPDIIGLTEVQDNDGTGTGGTDASENYEVLIAAIAAIDGGASDYGYTDIAPENNKDGGVENGNIRSGFLYNKNRVSLKPGTPGTATEAVSYSAASGLSLNPGRISPEDDAFIKSRKPLAAEFTFQGKDIIVIANHFNSKSSDNYLFGSVQPPVFTTEVQRAKIARVVNSFVEDVLQENADANVVVLGDLNDFQFSNTLNILKGSALTNLVNTLPLNERYSYVFQGNSQTLDHILVNNKLASASTLDIVHINADFADPGDYPKGTEFPAGGIRISDHDPLLAQIDFGTTDFNLRVLHTNDTHGHLENVAKRTSATSSERTGNTVLLDAGDVFSGTLYFNQFKGQADIKFMNNIGYDAMTFGNHEFDMNKENPEVLKNFVTAAQFPFASSNIDFTTNNSELADLYHEMTGILATDEAKSTAKDGNIYPSVIKDVYGEKIGIFGLTTEDTVGLASPGDKIIFKDHIESAKKTVKALEDQGINKIIAVTHLGYTVDQELAKAVPGIDIIVGGHSHTKVDNPPTPIINVGTDKKVLIVQTGEYSQFLGELDVTFDKNGDIKAYKGKLLDVNLFGEDAVAKSILAPIDAELATVRNTVVGYSNVDLYTHLNSQRVVRKQETPIGNMIADSIAEKVTELMPSFVSEADRAAIKGVVAIQNGGGIREAINVGDITMGEVLTTLPFGNGLAALKVTGAEIISSLENSVSGLASDQGRFAHVSGMRYTYDSTKKPEIIDSLSGAVTQAGERIVSVEIKQADGSYLPVDPKAYYILSTNSFMAGGGDFYRALASAKADGRYYELGLPDFEVLLAYLKKHNPVTSSIEGRITDLKGATPSPTPTTTPAPTSAPGGSGTITPAATPSPGPSATATAAVPAQVTTITAADLTAQLAALPAGSNELVIPLTASAGGAQVILPGSVLVQQAAANPGTVLTFNSTGGASYSLPLSIINAAALTAQLGTSDFTITVSILQADAATLSSISTAIAAQAGSVTLAAPVIEFTVTAQAGNNSVSLNSFGSTYVERSITAAGSLSSQGATAVSYDPATGKLSFVPSVFSSATSGNTEVTIKRNSNSYYTVVKSSKTFSDTAGHWAQSAIELLASKLIITGTSSTAFSPSQSITRAEFAALITRSLGLASASGGTTFSDVSSAAWYADSVQTAAAAGLITGYTDGSFKPGSPITRQEMAAVLSKAMKYTGKSLTADPAVLAKFRDAASIPDWSKAAVAEVAAEGIIQGTPDGSFAPAKLATRAEAATMLEKTLKSLQFIN; translated from the coding sequence ATGAAACTTTCTTCACAATGCAGAAGGCCGCTAAGTTTGTTCCTCGCGGTTGCATTGCTCTTGACCGGGATATTCCCGGGATTATCAGCAGGATCCGGCATAGCTGCAGCAGAGCCAATAATAACGGCAGATACCGGAGTTACTCAAGCTCCCCCGGTTACAGCCTCTCCTGCCTCCGGCAGCAAGATTGGCACAGGCTCCACGATTACATTAAGCACTCCGGTTACAGCAAGCGTATACTACAGCGTATATGCTAACGGCAGTATTACCGCAGAAGTGGCAGACCAATTATACACTGCCCCGATTACCGTTGATTCCAGCTATACTTCCCTTACTATTAAAGCCTACTCTTCATTACCCGATTTAGGGAATGGTCCAACAGCAACTTTGCAATATAGCGTTGTGCCTGCGGAGAACAATCTGAAGATCAGCCAAATTCAGGGCGCAGGGCATACTTCCCCTTACGTTAACACTATGGTTGTAAACGTCAAAGGTATTGTTACCTTCATTAAGGATGCGGACAATTTCTATATTCAATCCGCAGCCGCTGATATGGATAATGACATCAAAACCTCCGAAGCTATTCTCGTCTATCAAAAAGGCGGCGGCAACGCTGTGAAGACAGGCGATGCCGTTGCGGTAGACGGAACTGTCAAGGAATACGGCTTCTCCGGACAATTAACGACTACAGAAATCGCCGCAACCAAAACAGCGGTCCTCAGCAGCGGCAACACGCTTCCGGCAGCAACCCTGATTGGAACCGGCGGACGGATCATTCCGCATACGGTTATTGATGATGATAACTTCGCTAAATTTGAGCCGGACAAAGATGCCATCGACTTCTATGAGAGTCTCGAAGGTATGCGCCTGGAGCTTACTAGACCGACCACTGTAGGTCCCGCAGTCTATTATGCTTCCAGCAGCACCTTTGAAATTCCGGTAGTAACGGTTAATGGTACAGCTAACACGACAGAAGTCACTTCCGCAGCAGGCGGACTTGTGCTGACAGGTGCTGATTACAATCCCCAGCGTCTGATTCTCTCGGCGAAGACCGCTCCGGTCCTCAACACCGGCCAGCAGTTCGCCGGCAATATCACCGGTATTCTAACCTATGATTACGGAAAATTCCTTGTTTCTGCCGAGTCAGAAACATTGCCGGCGGTTTCTCCCAGCAAGTTAGTCCGGGAAGTAACCTCACTCAAACCGGAAGGAAGCAAGCTGAATATCGCTTCTTTCAACATTGAGAACTTCTCGCAGCATAATGATCCTAGCAAAATTGAAAATGTAGCCCGGGATATCGTCATTAATCTCAAGACTCCGGACATTATCGGCCTGACAGAAGTGCAGGATAATGACGGAACCGGCACTGGCGGAACCGATGCCAGCGAGAACTACGAAGTCCTGATCGCCGCCATTGCGGCTATCGACGGCGGCGCATCCGACTACGGTTATACGGATATCGCCCCGGAGAACAATAAGGACGGAGGCGTTGAGAACGGCAATATCCGCTCGGGCTTCCTGTACAACAAGAACCGTGTCTCCCTGAAGCCAGGTACACCGGGTACGGCTACTGAAGCTGTCAGCTATAGCGCTGCTTCCGGCCTCAGCCTGAATCCGGGGCGGATCAGCCCGGAGGACGATGCCTTTATAAAGTCGCGTAAGCCACTGGCTGCCGAATTTACTTTCCAGGGCAAAGATATTATCGTCATTGCCAACCACTTCAATTCCAAGAGCAGCGACAACTATTTGTTCGGTTCCGTTCAGCCTCCGGTCTTCACTACAGAAGTACAGCGGGCCAAGATCGCCAGGGTGGTCAACAGCTTCGTTGAAGATGTACTGCAAGAGAACGCAGATGCCAATGTTGTCGTACTCGGCGATCTGAATGACTTCCAGTTCTCGAATACCCTGAATATTCTTAAAGGCAGCGCCCTCACGAATCTCGTGAACACCCTGCCGCTGAATGAGCGTTATTCCTACGTATTCCAAGGCAACTCCCAGACGCTGGATCATATCCTCGTCAACAACAAGCTGGCATCAGCCAGCACACTGGATATCGTGCACATTAATGCCGACTTCGCCGATCCCGGCGATTACCCGAAGGGTACGGAATTCCCGGCCGGCGGAATCCGGATCAGTGACCACGATCCGCTGCTTGCCCAAATTGACTTCGGAACCACCGATTTCAATTTGCGGGTGCTGCATACCAATGATACGCATGGCCATTTGGAAAATGTAGCCAAACGCACCTCCGCCACCAGCAGCGAGCGCACAGGCAATACTGTTTTGCTGGATGCGGGTGATGTTTTCTCTGGAACACTCTATTTCAATCAGTTCAAGGGACAGGCAGATATCAAGTTCATGAATAACATCGGCTATGATGCCATGACCTTCGGTAATCACGAATTTGATATGAACAAGGAAAACCCTGAGGTGCTGAAGAATTTCGTAACAGCCGCCCAGTTCCCGTTTGCAAGCTCCAATATCGACTTCACCACCAACAATAGTGAGCTTGCCGATCTCTACCATGAGATGACCGGAATCCTTGCAACCGATGAAGCTAAGAGTACAGCCAAAGACGGTAACATCTATCCTTCCGTTATTAAGGATGTTTACGGTGAGAAGATCGGTATCTTCGGGCTGACTACTGAAGATACCGTCGGCCTTGCGTCACCGGGCGACAAAATTATTTTCAAGGATCATATTGAAAGTGCGAAGAAGACCGTCAAGGCCCTGGAAGATCAGGGGATTAATAAAATTATTGCCGTTACCCACCTGGGGTACACCGTGGATCAGGAACTCGCTAAGGCTGTTCCGGGTATCGACATTATTGTTGGCGGACATTCACATACGAAGGTGGACAACCCTCCAACTCCAATTATCAATGTAGGCACAGACAAGAAAGTACTGATTGTACAGACCGGTGAATACAGCCAGTTCCTCGGTGAGCTGGACGTTACCTTCGACAAGAACGGTGATATCAAAGCTTACAAAGGAAAACTGCTGGATGTTAACCTGTTCGGCGAAGATGCCGTTGCCAAGAGTATTCTGGCTCCAATCGATGCCGAATTAGCAACCGTTCGGAATACGGTTGTAGGCTACAGTAATGTGGATCTCTATACTCACCTTAACTCCCAGCGCGTTGTACGCAAGCAGGAGACACCAATCGGCAACATGATTGCCGACAGCATCGCTGAGAAGGTTACTGAGCTGATGCCTAGCTTCGTCTCTGAAGCAGACCGCGCTGCCATTAAAGGCGTTGTTGCGATCCAGAACGGCGGCGGTATCCGTGAAGCCATCAATGTGGGCGATATTACAATGGGTGAAGTGCTGACTACACTACCGTTCGGCAACGGGCTTGCCGCGCTCAAGGTTACTGGTGCAGAGATCATCTCTTCGCTGGAGAACTCAGTCAGCGGTCTTGCCTCTGACCAGGGGCGGTTCGCACATGTATCCGGTATGAGATACACCTATGATTCCACTAAGAAGCCTGAGATTATAGATTCATTATCCGGGGCTGTAACCCAGGCCGGTGAACGTATCGTCTCCGTAGAGATCAAGCAGGCAGACGGATCTTACCTGCCGGTTGATCCGAAGGCTTACTATATCCTGTCCACGAACTCCTTCATGGCGGGCGGCGGTGACTTCTACCGCGCATTGGCATCCGCCAAGGCAGACGGACGTTATTATGAGCTGGGTCTTCCGGACTTTGAAGTCCTGCTGGCTTACCTGAAGAAGCATAATCCCGTAACTTCAAGCATTGAAGGCCGGATTACAGATCTGAAGGGCGCGACCCCAAGCCCTACACCGACAACGACACCAGCGCCAACTTCGGCCCCTGGCGGTTCAGGAACAATTACACCAGCTGCAACACCATCACCTGGTCCGTCCGCCACAGCTACGGCAGCCGTACCGGCACAGGTGACGACAATTACTGCAGCCGACCTGACCGCACAGCTCGCAGCACTGCCAGCCGGCAGCAATGAGCTGGTTATTCCGCTTACCGCATCCGCGGGCGGAGCACAAGTCATTCTGCCTGGCAGTGTGCTCGTGCAGCAAGCTGCAGCTAATCCCGGAACAGTGCTTACATTCAACTCGACAGGCGGAGCTTCATATTCACTGCCGCTTAGTATTATTAACGCAGCGGCGCTGACTGCCCAGCTCGGCACCAGCGACTTTACAATTACAGTGTCTATCCTGCAGGCTGATGCAGCGACACTCAGCAGCATCAGCACAGCAATAGCAGCACAGGCCGGTTCCGTTACGCTCGCTGCACCGGTTATCGAATTTACAGTTACCGCCCAGGCCGGAAATAACAGCGTATCGTTGAACAGCTTCGGCAGTACCTACGTGGAGCGTTCAATCACTGCAGCCGGAAGCTTAAGTTCACAAGGAGCCACAGCCGTTTCCTACGATCCTGCCACCGGCAAGCTTTCCTTCGTGCCTTCTGTCTTCTCAAGCGCTACAAGCGGAAACACTGAAGTTACCATTAAACGAAACAGCAACAGCTATTATACTGTGGTGAAATCATCCAAGACCTTCAGCGATACTGCCGGACACTGGGCACAGTCAGCCATTGAGCTGCTGGCCTCCAAGCTGATCATTACCGGCACCAGCAGCACCGCCTTCTCGCCTTCGCAGTCCATTACCCGGGCAGAATTCGCGGCACTGATTACCCGCTCCCTCGGACTTGCCTCCGCGAGCGGTGGAACAACCTTCAGCGATGTCAGCTCAGCTGCATGGTATGCAGACAGCGTACAGACAGCGGCTGCAGCAGGCCTGATTACCGGCTATACAGACGGCAGCTTCAAGCCGGGCAGCCCGATTACCCGCCAGGAAATGGCTGCGGTTCTGTCCAAAGCTATGAAGTATACCGGTAAATCTCTGACTGCTGATCCGGCCGTACTGGCCAAGTTCAGGGATGCTGCAAGCATCCCGGACTGGTCCAAAGCAGCCGTAGCAGAAGTAGCTGCTGAAGGCATCATCCAGGGAACGCCAGACGGATCATTTGCTCCGGCGAAGCTCGCTACCCGTGCGGAAGCCGCCACCATGCTGGAGAAAACACTGAAGTCACTTCAATTCATCAACTAG